Genomic segment of Armatimonadota bacterium:
GAACTTCAACGCCTCAGTCAGGTTGGCCACCGGCTCAACATCGACACCCTGGACGATCTCCTTCGGGAAGTTGGCTAACTCGGTTGCCTGCACCGCTGGAATCAGTACCCGCTCATAGCCATATCGCTTAGCGGCCAGGAGCTTTTCGCGCAATCCGCCGACCGCCAGCGTATGCCCACGCAAGTTCAACTCGCCGGTCATCGCCACCTTTGGCTGAACCGCCCGGCCCGAAAAAGCGGAGAACAAGGCCACCGCTACCGTCAAGCCCGCGCTCGGACCATCTTTCGGAATCGCCGCTTGCGGCAGGTGAACGTGGACGTCGAACCGCGAGTCGATCCCCTTCGTGTCGAGCAAAGACCGAACGCAGGTTAGCGCTGTCTGAACCGACTCCTGCATCACAGGCCCAATCGAGCCCGTCAGCGTCAGCTTCAACTCCGATCCTACTGGTTTGGTCAAGCTCACCTCGACCTGCATGTGGTCACCGCCGTAGCCGCACACCACCAATCCGTTGACGATGCCCACCTCTTCGTCCTCGGTAAGCTCCGAAACCGGAATCTGTGGCAGACCCAACAAGTCGGAAAGGTCGGCCCGTGAGAGCTCCTTCGGAATCGCATGGCCGAGCGCGGTTTGCTTGGCGAGCTTCCGCCCCAGCCGGGCAATCTCTCGACTGAGCGACCGAACGCCGGACTCTCGAGAGTAATCCCGTACCAGCGCCAGCAACGCGTCCGAACCCAAAGCCGGAAAGTTGGAGCCCAAGCCGCTCGTCTCCCGAACTTCGGGAATCACATACTGCACGGCGATCGCCTTGCGCTCCTCCTCGCTATAGCCCGAAAACTCAATGATCTCCATGCGGTCTAGCAGAGCCGACGGAATGCTATCCAAAACGTTCGCCGTCACGATGAACAGCACGTTCGAGAGATCCATCGGAACCTCCAGAAAGTGGTCGACGAACTGTGAATTCTGGGAAGGATCGAGAAGCTCCAACAACGCACTCGTTGGGTCGCCACCGATGCCTTGGCACAGCTTATCGACCTCGTCGAGCACCAGAACCGGGTTCATCCGTCCCGCTTCCAGAATGGCCTGAACGATTCGCCCCGGCCGAGCGCCAACGTATGTCCGGCGGTGGCCACGAATCTCCGCCTCGTCGCGCACACCACCCAGAGCGATGTGCCCGCATCGACGGTTCATCACCTTAGCGATGGACCGTGCAAAGCTGGTTTTGCCTACGCCGGGAGGCCCGACAAAGCAAAGCACTGCGCCCTTGGTCGAGCCACGCAGTTTCTTGACCGCCAAGAATTCGATAATCCGCTCCTTCACCCCCGAAAGGCCGAAGTGAGCCTGATCAAGGCGCGCTTCCGCCTCCGCGATGTCGATTTCTTCCTCGACGCTGTCGCTCCACGGAATCCGCATCAGCGTCTGCAAATAGTTTCTGGTGACGTGGATGTCCGGGCTGCTCTCCGTCGCTTGCTCCAGCTTTCGCAGCTCAATCAACGCCTGCGTGCGCGCCGGTTCAGGAACGTTATTCTCGATCGCGTCTCGGTACGATTCGCATTCCTCGGTAAACGGCCCCTTGATCCCCAATTCCTGCTGGATCGCACGAAGCTGCTCTCGGAGAAAGAACTGCCGCTGAACCTGGGAAATGTCACCTTCGACCCGGTTACGGATGTCGTCCTGCGCGTCCAGCAGGGCCTCTTCCCGTTTGCACATCGAGACCACGTGCTCAAGCAGGGTTTCAAGCTCGGCAATCTCAAGAACTTCTTGCTTTTGCTCTGTAGGGCAAGGCAGGAAGTGGGTGATCAGGAAAGCAGTGGTCAACGCGTTCGCAGCCAGCGAAACACCCTCGATGCTCTCGGTCGGAATCTGCTCGTTGCGGCCGGCTATTCGAGTAAAGGTCTGCTTGAGCAGTCGGCTGTAAGCCTCAATGCCGGAGTCGGTCGGAACCACGTCGGCAATTTCCCGGTACTTGGCCTGTCGCGGCGCCGGTCCGGTCGGCGATTCGATCACGCCGCATCGGCGCAATCCTTTGAGGACCAGGCGGGTCGATCCATCGGGCATCGGCACCGTGTGGATGACTTCGGCGAGAGTGCCGATCGCAAACAGGTTTTCGGGAGTCGGATCCTCGTGGCTAGAGTCTTGTTGGGTGATCGCCAGCAAGAGCCGGTCGCTCGCAATCGACTCCTGAATCGCGGCTTCCGACGCCGGACGAGTGATCTGAAGCGTCAGAATGGCGCCAGGCATCATCACCTGATCTCGGATCGGAAGAATCCAAGCGGAACCAACCAAGCCCTTTAATGGAACGCTCTTGTGAGCCATAGAACACTTAAAACCTACCACTGAGGGGTAAGTTTTGGTGAAAAATTGAGTCTATTACCGGAAGATTACGAGGATATTTCTCGCTTCATTGCCAGTTTGTCCAGCTTCGTGTTCCGAACCAGGTCCCGAATCTCGTCCACGCCGATCTCCGAACCGAAGACCTGGTTATAGGCGATATCGATTAGATCGAAGATCTCCAACAAGGCGAAAAGACGGGTGCGTAAACCCTTCACCTCTTCGTCAGGGTCCGACTCGGGAAGCTTGCCCAAAACCTCCCGAATCGCATCGGCTGTGGGATCGATCTCACGCCGCTTACGCTCGCGCACCACACGAAGGAACATTTGATAAGGATCGGTCTCCGAGACATAGGTGTCCTTTCGATCTCCCGGCTGGCGGAATCGGCGAACAATGCCCCAATCCATCAGTTCTCGAAGATTCATAGACGCATTGCCTCGCGAAATTTGCAGTCGATCCATGATCTCGTTCACCTCGAGAGCCTGACCAGTGATGAAAAGCAGCGCGTGAATTTGCGCCATGGTGCGGTTGATTCCCCATGAACTGCTCATTCGCCCCCACTCCAAAATGAAAAGATCCTGAGCTCGAAGAAGGTTGGAGTTGGGTTCTTTGACCATGTTTCAAAAAGTGCGAACTTTCAAAAAATTCACGAAGTTCAGTATAACCGATTGGTCCATCCATCCTAGTAAATGTGCCTTGATTCCTCTCGTGTATATAAGGAAGAAAATTGGCGATGGCTCGGGCGTCAGGCGCGGTTAAGATTCACGATCGAAATGAGATTCTCCTTTCGACGATTAACTGCAGGCGCTGTCGCCTCCAGGGTCTAAACGACGCCCAGATGTACACCGGCTGGGTCCTCAAGATGGAAGGCGGCGTCATCACAGTCAGTTCGACTTCACCCAAATGCCCGAATGTTGGCGACTTTCTCTATATCGAGGTAGACGCCCCCGCGACCGTCATCACGTTTGTCGCCTACGTACTTTCCTTCCAATCGACCAAATTCGAACTCAAAGTGACGTCCGACGTTGATGAGCGGCCGCTAAAGACCGAATCCCGCTTGTTGGTCACCCCGTTCAGTGGTTCGCTGAAGCAGGGCGACATCACGATCGGCATCACCATCGCCGACGTTTCCGAAAACGGGGTTGGCTTCTTCTCCGACGATCCCTTTAATAACGCCAAGTGCACCGCTGTCCTAAAATCCGAGCATGGGGCTGTGACTGTCGAGGGAGAAATCCGATATGTAAGAAAGGAACCGACGACGCAGAATTATCGGGGCGGCATGAAGATCCTCTCGATGGATCGTGTCAGCCGGGCACGATGGTCAAAGGTTCTCCAGCAATCGTAAAGGAAGTCGCAACAGGTCATCATGGGCTACAAACTCGAATCGGCGGAACGAAGGGAAAGCTTTATCAACGTCCGCGTGCGTCTCCAGCGACTGAAGGATGCCAAATTCTATGCCGGTTGGGTTCGCACCTTCTCGGATACCGAAATCGTCATCGACTTCCCAAGCCAAGATTGGTTTGAGTCTGGAACCAAGTTTTACATCACCATTAACGGTGTGCAATCGGCCGCCGCGGTCCAAGCCACGTTGGACAATCAGTCGCCCGGTTTCATCACGCTCCACTTCGACGGGCCTTTGCGTTACCTCAACCCGTCCGAGTCCGCTCGCCGTCAGGTGACCGGCCTCACGGGAGTGATTAGGCTCGATGACACCGAGATTGAAATGCAGGTGACAGACGTTTCGACCAAAGGCTTTGGCGCGGTCATCGATGGCGCTCTGCCCCGAGGCACCGTCGTCGATATCGAAGTCGATACTCAATTCGGAAACGTGTCGGGTAAAGCCGAAGTCCGCTACTGTCGTCAAGACACTAAGGACTCGCTGAAGCACCGCATGGGCTTCCTATTCGTCCAACTTGGACGCATCGAAACCGCTCGCTGGAGCCGCCTCTCCGAAGACGGCGCTCTCTAGGCCCTACTCGCCGGCAATCCGCTTGGCTTCGTCGGCATTCTTCTGAATGTAGTCTTTCCAATTGGCCGGAACATCGGTGTCCACGAAAATCGCCGTGACCGGGCATTCGGCTTCGCATAGGCCGCAGTCGATGCACTGGTCTGGGTGAATAACAAGCTGGTCGTCTGCTTCATAAATGCAGTCAACCGGACAAACCGTCATACAGGATTTGTCCTTAACACCGATACAAGGTTCCGCAATGATGTATGGCAACTTTTCAGAAACTCCACCACAATTTTGACCCGAACGGGCCCAAGATTTCGGCCTTGCTCGAACTTTTTGCCCTCGACAGCTAACAATCGAAGCAGAAAAGCGCTTAGAACAAGCCGTTCGTACAGGAAAGAACGGCATCGAATAACGGCTTTCGTAGGCCCAGAATTTGGTCCCAACGTGGCTTTTTTGCTTGACACGCCTAAGAATTCTACTTATCCTTCCTAGTATTTCTAACAGGGAAATGGATATGAAACGTGTTCCTCTTTACGGCCTTGCCCTCGCTAGCCTCGCGGCTACAGCCCATGCCGACGTCACTTTTGGCGGCGCTCGCGCCGCAGGAATGGGCGGCGCGGGACTCGCCCTCCCCGTCGATGTTGGAAACAACTACCGGATGAATCCGGCGTTCCTCGCCTTCGGTTCAAAGGCCCCGACTCTTCAGTGGCCAGGTCTTGGTTACAAGCTCGACGGCATCAGTATCAGCAACGTCCGCGACGTCGTCGGAACCATCGATCACGGCGGCTTGGATGCCAACGGCATTCTGACCCTCGCAAGCAAGTATGGCGAAAGCCCCAAGGCGGTTGCCTTCAACGGGAACGTCGGTTTTCGCATGGGTGGTCTCGCCATCGGTGCCAAAGGCGAAGCCGGCATCAACTCGATTCCTAATGCTTCTCTCCAGACATGGGCGCAGGCTGGCGGTGACACCAACAACGTTCCTGCCGACGCTCGACTCGATGCTTACGGCTATGGCTACCAACAGGTAGAAGTCGGCTATGGCAACAGCGTCCGCTCGAAGGCCGGCAAGTTCACTCTCGGTGCCAACGTTCGGCGAATCAAAGCCTACTATGCCCACAAGTTTGCTGACTCGGCTACCATCGCCAGCGGCGACTCGAACGGCGTTCAGAACGGATCGGGCATCACCGGCGACTTCGCCACGCAAGATTCGACCGGCGTCGATGTCGGCCTCCTCTATAACTTCCCGAACGTAAATAACCTTTACATCGGAACCGTGATCGAGAACTTCATCGAGCCGAACATCGCCTTCAACTACGAGGCTCCGGGCGGCGGTCAGCCGATCATCCCCGGCGGTTTCGACCCCTACAAACGAACGTTCAACTTGGGTCTAGGCTATGTTCAGGACAAAGTCCTCATGGCGGCCGACCTTGTTGATATCGGCAACAATTCCGGCGGGCAGCAATTCCGCGCTGGCGCCGAATTCAAGATCGGTGGCAACTCGTACTTCCGAACCGGTTACAACACCCAGACCGCGTTCACGTACGGTTTTAGCGTTGGTGGCTTCAATATTCAGCTTGGCGGAAAAGCCCCGCTCAGTCTGACTTCTGTCATCCGCTTCTAGTCTCCCCCGGCACAATGGTGTCCAAAGGGTGGCACGGATAGGTGCAAGCGAGTCTTTGGCGACGCTTGTCGGACAGCACACCTATCCGTGTAGCAGGTGGCTGGGCCATTTTTGAGATGGCTTGCAGGGTCCACCATAAGACTGACAGAAATGAGATCAGGTTAAAAATCTGGTCTCATTTTTGTTTTTGCAGACGTAGAATAGTTGAGAGAAATGATTACCCTTACCGAACGTGCCGCTACCGAGTTGAAAGACTTGATGTCCAGCCAGAACAAAGAGAACGCCGCGTTGCGGGTTTGGGTTGCTGGCGGCGGATGCTCGGGCCTGTCCTACGGCATGGCTCTCGATGAGAATGAGCCGGAAGCCGACGATCAGGTGTTTGAGAATGATGGCGTGAAGCTGATCATTGACTCCCTCAGCCTCGGCTATATGGAAGGCAGTTCGGTGGACTACGTTGATGACGTCCTCGGCGGCGGATTCAAAATCGAAAACCCTAACGCCACTTCGACCTGCGGTTGCGGCTCCTCCTTCAAGACCGAGGGAAGCGGTTGTGGTAGCGGTGGATGCGGCGGCGGTTGCGGCTGCAGCAGCGGCTCTTAAGTCCTCGTCAAGTCTCCAGAGGGAGACATCAAGATTCTGACAATATGAAAAGAGAGAGTTCACCTCTCTCTTTTTTTGTCTGTACTCTCTTCTGGCAACGCACGATTGCGATCGGGCCGGTCACATTTATGAAGAGAAATCTTGCCATCGTCTTAGGGCTTTCGACTACCTGCTTGGCCGTCGCTTCGCCCTCATTACCAGAGGGGCTGAAGTTTAAGGGCTGGGTCGACCTCTTCTATCAATACGATTTTAACCGCAGTCCTTTCGGCAGGAACCTAACTGGGCGAGAGTTCGATTTGAAGGCTGGAGCATTCGAACTGGCCAATGCTGAGTTGAACATGGTTTATGCAAAGAAGGGCGCCCCATTCTCGGTCGTGCTCGATCTGGGTACGGGACGAAACGTAGAGATTAACAATGGTTTGGATGCTAAGAATGCCCACCACGACGAAATCGTCCAGCAGTTCTATCTCTCCTTGCCGCAAAAGGATGGTTCGACCCTCGACCTAGGAAAGTTCAACACATGGATTGGCCTTGAGAGCGTGTATACCGTCGACAACCCCAACTACTCCCTAGGAAGCTTATTTTGGTACGCCCAGCCGAACTGGCACGTCGGCATGCGTTGGACAAAACCCTTCAACGACACTTCGACCGGAGCCCTCTATGTTGTCAACGGCTGGAACGAAATTCAGGATACGAACGGGAGCAAGACGCTTGGGGCATCGTACGCGAAGACGATTTCGAAGAAACTCTCGGCGACTTTCGGCTACATCGGTGGAAAGGAAGGCACGAACGGAATCGGATTGCCTAATATTGGCCAGTCGGATGTCCACATGGCGGATCTGATTGCAACTTATACGGTCTCGGACAAGCATACGATTATGTTCAATGGCGACTATGCATCGTCGGCGGGCGCGAACAGCGGCCATTGGTATGGTTACTCGGTCTACTCGAACCACAAGCTGAGCGATTCAAAAGACGCTTCGATTCGGTTCTCCATAGTGAATGATCCCCAGATGCTTCGCGGCGCTCCCGGTTCCATCAGTTCATGGACGGGGACCTATAACGTAAGGACGACAGAGGCGAGCACGATTCGCCTGGAACTCAGGTTCGACCAAGCCAACTCGAACTACTTTCAGAATGGAGCGGCCGGATTCTCGAACAATCGAACGACGTTGACGATTGCCCAAGTGCTCCGATTTTAGTCAGCGCATCCCATGCCCGTTCGCACCGAGGGGCTACTTCCCGCGTTGCTTGCGATTGGGCCATAATGGACTCATGCTTCTTCAGGGCAAAAAGGGTCTAGTCCTTAACGTCACTAATAAGAATTCGATTGGCTGGGCGATCGCCGACGCAGCGAACCAGCAAGGCGCGATTGTGGGGATCGGCGCGCAAAACGAAAGACTCCAAGAAGGCGTCAACAAGCTTCTCGATGGCCGAACCGGCTTCGAGAATGTACTCATCGACTTCAGCTTTGAGGAGCAGTACGAAACCCTGCGACAAGATGTCGAAAAGAAGCTCGGTAAGCTCGACTTCCTGGTCCATTCCGTTGGCTTCGCGCCAAAAGAATCGCTCCAGGGCCGATTCATGGACACCACGCTCGAGGATTTCCAGGTGGCGATGAACGCCAGCGTCTACTCATTCCTGCGCGTCGTCAAGGAACTCGAACCTTGCCTAAACGATGACGCGAGCATCATCACACTCAGCTACATCGGCTCGACCCGCGTGATGAACAACTATAAGGTGATGGGTCTCTGCAAGGCCGCCCTGGAATCGACCGCTCGATACCTCGCCTACGAACTCGGCGACCGTGGCATCCGCGTCAACACCGTCTCCCCCGGTCCCGTCAATACCATCTCCGGCCGAGGCGTCTCCGGCCTGTCCGATTTCATCAAGCATGTCCACGATGTCGCGCCGCTGAAGCGCGAATATGGCCAGGAAGAAGCCGCTGGTGCCGCGATGTACCTCCTCAGCGACCTGAGCAAAGGCGTCACCGGTCAAATCATTTTTGTGGATAGCGGCTACAACGTGATGGCGGTCTAAAAAAGCTACTAGCTTTTAGCTTCTAGCGGAGTCCGATTGATCAGCGGGGCCGGATGAGATAGTCGGACTACCAAGATTTGCAGGTATGGCAGAAAGGAATATTGCTGTGCCCAGAAATCTATCGGCTCACCAAGACCTTCCCCGACAGCGAGAAGTTCGGACTTACTAGCCAGATGCAACGGGCGGTGGCATCGATACCCACCAATATCGCTGAGGGCCATGGACGTAGTACGAACCAAGACTTCATTCGCTTCCTCTATATAAGCATCGGCTCCGTGCAGGAGCTTGAAACGCTGGTAAGGATAGCTTTCGAGCTTGGTTACATTGAGTCCGTTGATCCTTGGCAAGAAAAGACACGGGAACTTGCCAAGATGCTCACGAGTCTCATTCGCACATTAAAGTCAGAGGGTTAGTACCATCCCCTTCAAAGAAGCTAGAAGCTACCTTCCCCCAAACCCCGACAACGTCACACCTTCGATGAAATACTTCTGCGCGAAGAAGAACACCAGCACGACCGGAACGACCGTCATCGTCGTAAACGCCATCAACAGTCCCGGCTCGCCGCCGCGGTCACCCTTAAACAACTGCAAAGCATAGCTAAGCGGCATATTCTCCGGTGAGTTGATGTAAATCAACGGCCCCATAAAGTTGTTCCAAGCCCCCAGGAACGTCCCCACTGCGATAACCGCCAACGCCGGTTTGATTTGCGGAAGCATGATGTCCCAAAACGTTTTCAGATAAGTACAGCCGTCGATCTTCGCCGCATCCTCAAGCTCCATCGGAATCTGCGAGAAGAATTGCCGCAACAAGAAGATGTTGAACGCCGAACCAAAGAACGCCGGGACCCAAAGCGGATAGAGTGTGTCCACCCAACCCAAGGTTCGGAAGATCAAGAACTGAGGCAACAACGTGACAACGCCTGGCAACATCATCGTGGCCAACAAAATATTGAATAGCACGTTCTTGCCCGGAAACTTCATCCGGGAAAACGCATAAGCCACGATCGAACAGCTCAGGATCGTCCCCACAACCCCCATCACCACGAGGAAAAGGGTGTTCTTCAGGTACACCAAGCCGCTATAAGTCTCAGGCGGCATGTACTGCAGCGCCTCGCTATAGTTCTGGGTCCGCAAGCCGATATGGCGCACTGGCTCCGTCTTCTCGCCCAGGACGGTCACATCCTTGCCCTTCATCTCGTCCGGCTCCATCACGCTCAGAACCCGCCGGCCGTCCTCCAGGCTTTGCTTCTCAAAACCTTTGATCTGTTGTCCATCGACCACCGCCGTATAGACGTTGGCATCGACCGGCACCTCTTTCAGCTTGTCGCGCGTCGTCAAAAAGTCAATTCCGCGAATGGAGAGCGGACGGAAGATGTCCATCTTCAGCTTGCCTTGCTCCTCGCCAATCACCAACGCCTCGACCTGCTGACCGTTGTAATCCGTCACATAATGTTTCATCGTCGGGTCGGGGTTCATGTACGGAACCGTGTCCGTCACCCGCGGAACCCAAATGATGCCTGCCTTCGACGTCATGTCTCGATCTTCCTTAAACGACGTGACCAACAGGAACACGAACGGAATACCGAACACTACCGAGCCCGCCAACAACCCGCACAGAGTCACAAAGCCCTTGCTGTAGTCCCGCGCCTTGGCTGACCGTGCGCTTGCGGCAACCGCCACCAACGCAACCGCGAACAGGAGAACCACGAACGCAATGTCCGTCACCGAGAGCTGGATGCCCCCTGTCAAAACGGTGATCTTGCTATCGGGGATCAAGTGATAGACAAGCGCCATCAGCGCCGTAGAAACCGCACCCATGGTCACGCCCTTCCACGCCGCTCCCCGCTCCTCATCGTTGATCGCCGAAGACACACGGATCAGACTCCAAATCGCATACACCGCGCAGGAAACCGCGATCCACGCCGTCCAAGGCATCACGAACCAGAACACCGGCAGTTTGAATCCGCCTTGCGCGAACGACTTTGTAACGGCGATCCCAAAAATAAACAGAGCGAGCGCAACTCCGCCCGAAGTCAAAATTGACGTGGTCGACGGCTTCAGTTCCGGCTTTCGCATGAAGAAAACCGCATTGCGGGCGACTTGGAAGGTCAGGATGATCGCGATCCAAGTCGCGACTGACGCGGCCGAGTAGACGATTCCTTCGATCACGAGCTCACCTCCGTGTGGACCCACTTATCTTTTAGCTTCCATTGGATGAACGTAACGATCATGACGATGATGAAGATCAGCCACGCGAGGGCCGATGCGTATCCCATTTTGAAGAAGGCGAAGCCATTGTTGAAGAGGTGGTAGGTCGGGGTCAGCATGCTGTCGTCGGGACCGATCGGGCCGTCGAGCGAGGGCCGCATGACATAAACACGGTCAAACTCTTGCATGGATCCGATGAACCCGGTGACGGCGTTGAAGAAGATGATGGGGCTGAGTTGCGGGAACGTGATCGACCAGAACTGCTTCTTCGAGTTCGCTCCGTCGATCGACGCCGCCTCGTACAGCGAGGTCGGAACGCCCTTGAGGCCCGCAAGCCACAGGATCATTCCGCCTCCCGCGCCCCACACGCCCTGAAGAATGAGCGCCGGTTTACTCCACTCAGCCGAGTTCAGCCACCCCGGCGGCTGAACATTCAGCCACTTGGTGATCGTATCGACCCAATAAGTATTAATGAGGCCCTTCCCGGGATCGGCGGTCAGAACCCACGTCCAAAGCACCGAGCTAGCGATGACCGGAATAATCGCTGGCATGTAGAAAATGGTACGGAAAAACCGAATTCCTCGGGTCCCCGTGTTCAAAAGCAATGCGATGGCGAGGCCAGTCGATAACCCCAGTGGAACCCCGACGCCGGTCAAGTAGGCCGCATTCCCCAGTGCCTGGCTCACTGACTTCCAGTCGGCGCCAAACATGTCTTGGTAGTTCTTAAGGCCAATGAAATGCGCCTCATTCAAAACGTCCCATTGCGTAAAACTGAAGAATAACGAGGCGATCATTGGACCGATCATCAGCAGGACAAAGCCGATGACCCACGGTGTGATGAAGAGGTACGCCCACTTCGCCTCATGCTTCTCCAGCCTGCCAATCTTCGACCGAGTGAACTTGGCGATGAAGTACGTGAGAAGGATGATAACCGCCGCAAACCCAAGGTACGCCGGGATGGCGAGGTTGATGACCGGATACTTATCCTTATTGAAGAACGCATCCAGTTCACGCTGGACCGTCCGCTGGGCATCGGCAAGCGCCTGCTCGGAACTCGCCTTCTTGTAGCACGCGGCTTCCATCGCCTTGACATGCTCCGACCACAAAATCTGCCCCACGAACGTCGCTGGCCGAATGCGTCCAAACCTGGCCATTTTGGTATGCATTTCGACCGCCTCAGCATAGTTCGGCGACGCTGGTTTGAACATTTTGGCCGAGAGCTCGTTCGCCTCTATGTTCGCGATCTGGCGCGGAATGAATACGCGGCCGCGCATTCGCTCCCATCCCGCCTGCGCCGTATTGTCGATCAAGCGGCCCTTGGTCGAGGTCAGAAACTTGATGAGGCGCCAAGCCCCCTCGACGTTCTTCGCCCCGCGCGGAATCGCGAGCGAAAATCCGCCCATCCACGTCACAAACGTGTCTTTCTCGTTGGCAAATCTCCCACGGTGGTAGTAGCGATCGTCGGGAACTGGAGCTGGTGATGCCTGGAAATCGAGGTCGGGTGCGTATCGCGACAGGGTGTTGAGAATCCAGTCGCCATCGATCTTCATCACGACCTGGCCGACAATGAACGCGTCGTTCTCGT
This window contains:
- a CDS encoding SDR family oxidoreductase, with protein sequence MLLQGKKGLVLNVTNKNSIGWAIADAANQQGAIVGIGAQNERLQEGVNKLLDGRTGFENVLIDFSFEEQYETLRQDVEKKLGKLDFLVHSVGFAPKESLQGRFMDTTLEDFQVAMNASVYSFLRVVKELEPCLNDDASIITLSYIGSTRVMNNYKVMGLCKAALESTARYLAYELGDRGIRVNTVSPGPVNTISGRGVSGLSDFIKHVHDVAPLKREYGQEEAAGAAMYLLSDLSKGVTGQIIFVDSGYNVMAV
- a CDS encoding outer membrane beta-barrel protein, translating into MRRRLRLQQRLLSPRQVSRGRHQDSDNMKRESSPLSFFVCTLFWQRTIAIGPVTFMKRNLAIVLGLSTTCLAVASPSLPEGLKFKGWVDLFYQYDFNRSPFGRNLTGREFDLKAGAFELANAELNMVYAKKGAPFSVVLDLGTGRNVEINNGLDAKNAHHDEIVQQFYLSLPQKDGSTLDLGKFNTWIGLESVYTVDNPNYSLGSLFWYAQPNWHVGMRWTKPFNDTSTGALYVVNGWNEIQDTNGSKTLGASYAKTISKKLSATFGYIGGKEGTNGIGLPNIGQSDVHMADLIATYTVSDKHTIMFNGDYASSAGANSGHWYGYSVYSNHKLSDSKDASIRFSIVNDPQMLRGAPGSISSWTGTYNVRTTEASTIRLELRFDQANSNYFQNGAAGFSNNRTTLTIAQVLRF
- the erpA gene encoding iron-sulfur cluster insertion protein ErpA, coding for MITLTERAATELKDLMSSQNKENAALRVWVAGGGCSGLSYGMALDENEPEADDQVFENDGVKLIIDSLSLGYMEGSSVDYVDDVLGGGFKIENPNATSTCGCGSSFKTEGSGCGSGGCGGGCGCSSGS
- a CDS encoding ferredoxin produces the protein MPYIIAEPCIGVKDKSCMTVCPVDCIYEADDQLVIHPDQCIDCGLCEAECPVTAIFVDTDVPANWKDYIQKNADEAKRIAGE
- the lon gene encoding endopeptidase La, whose amino-acid sequence is MAHKSVPLKGLVGSAWILPIRDQVMMPGAILTLQITRPASEAAIQESIASDRLLLAITQQDSSHEDPTPENLFAIGTLAEVIHTVPMPDGSTRLVLKGLRRCGVIESPTGPAPRQAKYREIADVVPTDSGIEAYSRLLKQTFTRIAGRNEQIPTESIEGVSLAANALTTAFLITHFLPCPTEQKQEVLEIAELETLLEHVVSMCKREEALLDAQDDIRNRVEGDISQVQRQFFLREQLRAIQQELGIKGPFTEECESYRDAIENNVPEPARTQALIELRKLEQATESSPDIHVTRNYLQTLMRIPWSDSVEEEIDIAEAEARLDQAHFGLSGVKERIIEFLAVKKLRGSTKGAVLCFVGPPGVGKTSFARSIAKVMNRRCGHIALGGVRDEAEIRGHRRTYVGARPGRIVQAILEAGRMNPVLVLDEVDKLCQGIGGDPTSALLELLDPSQNSQFVDHFLEVPMDLSNVLFIVTANVLDSIPSALLDRMEIIEFSGYSEEERKAIAVQYVIPEVRETSGLGSNFPALGSDALLALVRDYSRESGVRSLSREIARLGRKLAKQTALGHAIPKELSRADLSDLLGLPQIPVSELTEDEEVGIVNGLVVCGYGGDHMQVEVSLTKPVGSELKLTLTGSIGPVMQESVQTALTCVRSLLDTKGIDSRFDVHVHLPQAAIPKDGPSAGLTVAVALFSAFSGRAVQPKVAMTGELNLRGHTLAVGGLREKLLAAKRYGYERVLIPAVQATELANFPKEIVQGVDVEPVANLTEALKFAIAQAQTVNIL
- a CDS encoding extracellular solute-binding protein: MKSLQRILTCLLLVLTTTVFAQTAPPKKEVVFWGLSLGPDTKGQDAAIRAFEEENPDLKVKLLSMGAGRMDPQKLMTSIVGNVAPDVINQDRFTISDWASRGAFRPLDDLIARDSKTDPLCPQEKQYYPATWQEASYDGKVYAIPTGSDNRILYWNRKIFNEEADNLRKAGLDPTRAPRTWSELLAYSKVLTKFDKSGKLIRAGVMPNFGNSWLYMYAFQNNANFMSPDGRKCTMNTPEAREALDFIVKGYDLEGGYEKAKNFESGFQGNENDAFIVGQVVMKIDGDWILNTLSRYAPDLDFQASPAPVPDDRYYHRGRFANEKDTFVTWMGGFSLAIPRGAKNVEGAWRLIKFLTSTKGRLIDNTAQAGWERMRGRVFIPRQIANIEANELSAKMFKPASPNYAEAVEMHTKMARFGRIRPATFVGQILWSEHVKAMEAACYKKASSEQALADAQRTVQRELDAFFNKDKYPVINLAIPAYLGFAAVIILLTYFIAKFTRSKIGRLEKHEAKWAYLFITPWVIGFVLLMIGPMIASLFFSFTQWDVLNEAHFIGLKNYQDMFGADWKSVSQALGNAAYLTGVGVPLGLSTGLAIALLLNTGTRGIRFFRTIFYMPAIIPVIASSVLWTWVLTADPGKGLINTYWVDTITKWLNVQPPGWLNSAEWSKPALILQGVWGAGGGMILWLAGLKGVPTSLYEAASIDGANSKKQFWSITFPQLSPIIFFNAVTGFIGSMQEFDRVYVMRPSLDGPIGPDDSMLTPTYHLFNNGFAFFKMGYASALAWLIFIIVMIVTFIQWKLKDKWVHTEVSS
- a CDS encoding ABC transporter permease subunit — its product is MIEGIVYSAASVATWIAIILTFQVARNAVFFMRKPELKPSTTSILTSGGVALALFIFGIAVTKSFAQGGFKLPVFWFVMPWTAWIAVSCAVYAIWSLIRVSSAINDEERGAAWKGVTMGAVSTALMALVYHLIPDSKITVLTGGIQLSVTDIAFVVLLFAVALVAVAASARSAKARDYSKGFVTLCGLLAGSVVFGIPFVFLLVTSFKEDRDMTSKAGIIWVPRVTDTVPYMNPDPTMKHYVTDYNGQQVEALVIGEEQGKLKMDIFRPLSIRGIDFLTTRDKLKEVPVDANVYTAVVDGQQIKGFEKQSLEDGRRVLSVMEPDEMKGKDVTVLGEKTEPVRHIGLRTQNYSEALQYMPPETYSGLVYLKNTLFLVVMGVVGTILSCSIVAYAFSRMKFPGKNVLFNILLATMMLPGVVTLLPQFLIFRTLGWVDTLYPLWVPAFFGSAFNIFLLRQFFSQIPMELEDAAKIDGCTYLKTFWDIMLPQIKPALAVIAVGTFLGAWNNFMGPLIYINSPENMPLSYALQLFKGDRGGEPGLLMAFTTMTVVPVVLVFFFAQKYFIEGVTLSGFGGR
- a CDS encoding MarR family transcriptional regulator — encoded protein: MVKEPNSNLLRAQDLFILEWGRMSSSWGINRTMAQIHALLFITGQALEVNEIMDRLQISRGNASMNLRELMDWGIVRRFRQPGDRKDTYVSETDPYQMFLRVVRERKRREIDPTADAIREVLGKLPESDPDEEVKGLRTRLFALLEIFDLIDIAYNQVFGSEIGVDEIRDLVRNTKLDKLAMKREISS